The genomic window ggggaactgccacaaaagtaacagtgggtcattatgggttaaattgtgGACGGATTCAGATGAAATAATGTGAACTTCATATAAACTTTTCAGAGAACAATTTTGCTTCCCTCTAGCAGCACCATCTGGTCAAAATGTGAACTGTAGATAGTGTCTCCACACCCTTAGCCAGACTGTCCTTTTCTCTCATATCCACCCTCACAGACCAGTTGAGAATCTTATTGTGGCAAATTTATGAAATGTATCAGTATGTTAGTGTTTCTGACCAATATAATTAAGGCTGACTACAAGGTTAAACCAAAGTTATACACATCCCAGCAGTCATATTATATTACAGCAACTAGTAAGGAGTgaagattattttttcttttgcttttgatTTACTTACTGAACGAATATATTAATGTGTTATGCCTCTTTCTGAAACTAGTTCTCTGTGTTTTGATGCATTATGAATATACAGTACAAGAAGATTAGCCAAATATGCATCTTACTGTGGTTTAGGTGTGTGGTGCTGTTTTCTAATCTGTTTAATAAATGATTTTGGAATCACAGTGGAATCATATTTATGGTGAGATTCTTTATAGATAGGATGAAGTTTAGGGTTGCATTTACACTgcttcccataaagttggaataattttctttgtaggtcctctttttattcctatgtaCACACACCAGTAATCACCTCTGactaatgattacatactgagtcccagttactctTTATctataaagaataaatcacattgtcacaatcatttcatgagaagaggtaaaataaggttttattccaactttatgggcaacggtGCAAAAGTTAAACAATGCAATGTTTTTTGAGACTTGCCAGTAGCCTGGTCATGTTCATCTTCAGAGTCATGTCGCCATCATCTGGTGGATGCTGGGAAATGTTGGATTTCAGAGTTTGTCACTTTCATgatttgtcctttttttcttctttctaaaCAGTAGTGGGTTGATCATTTGTTTGGCGATTGCAATATGATCTATATATTCCACAGATTTACATGAAGGCATATATTTCTGTTCATATCAATATAATCAGTTTGCAATCATCAGTCTGGCTGCAATTCTTGtttgaacataaaataaatgcaataaaaactaATCAAGTAATGGAATAATTTGGCAGAATCAAATGATGTCTTGTAGATTCACTGTTGATGTAACACAGCTggtaacaaaacaaacactggagtGTGAAGGAGACTCTTGACTCTTAATATTTATACTATGTATGAAGCAAATAGTTTGTCATATTTAGTTCTTAAATGGAAATGCTGACAGCCATTGCAGCTCTGATATTTGCTGCAGTGATAGATGAGAGCAGCGAAGGGAAAGAGACATTGCTGTATAAACAGGAGTTCGGAAAACAGCCACCCAATTGTTTTGCTTATACTCTTGGAAGTGAATGCTGTTTCTCCCATGATATTACATACCATTCCATTTAGAGCGATGGCAGCCCTGATGAAAATGCCAAAGCAAAGCTGCACTTCCTATTGGGGATAGGAATAATTTAGATAAATATATTACAAATGGTACTTTATATCTCTAATCTCTTTTTATTGGAataaaaaaaagcatgtcatagtTGTTTACCGCAAGATGTTTTTAATATTTGGTCTGGAACTTTTGCAAACCATTTAATCTAGTATTAGCACTCATGTAGGAGTAGATTACATCCAAGGGAAATGCACTCCCATACTGAAACTCTTATTAAATGTATACTAATATACTTTTTGCAGTCTACCGTCAAAATGAATCTGctgcttgttttttgttgttgtttttttttactcaaggtATCTTTGGTGAGACCCCAGACTCTGTTAAATATCTTTAAAGATGGAACCAGATGCTGAAGACCCAGACATCAGTGACAACATGGTTCCCTGGTCGGGGTCAGATGGTTCCCAAGAACTTTACGTTTCTGAGTCCTATGATGAAGATGATGCTAGTGAGGAAGAGCACCCGGTAGACCCACAACCTGCTCATGTCAAGTCTAACACTGAATGTGGGGAGCACTGGGAATCAGAAAGTGAGCAACAATCCCTGCCCGAACTGAGCGGCAGCGAAGAGGACGTTTCCTACAGAGAGGACGATGACATCTACCTTAGTGAATCAAGAGACATTAGTGAATCCCTGACATCACTGTCCACACACCAAGAACACCCTGACCCCGAGTATCTCACCACCCAGATGTCACTCCCACACTCtccatcatcttcctcttcttcctctcttgGCTGTACTGCTGAAATGACCCAGGCCTTGACCCTGACCACAGACGAACCACTGGGAGCCAGTAATAGGCAGAGCCCAGGGACTGGGAACAGGAGGGTTGAATCTTCAGAAGAAGGAGGGAGTAGTGAAGCGCCTCCTGCTTCTGTCTTCTTTGGAATTTCAGATGAGGGTGCTGAGCAGGCAGAGAAGTGGAACTCAGAGTCTGACACAGATCTGTGCAGACCGGACAGGCACAGGGCAAGGTACACACGTAAGTATCTATCTTCTACCTTTACATGTTATATACCCGTGGGCATACTGTATGAAGCAAGTAGTGCACACTGTACAGCATGCAGTCCTATATTCACAGGTTGTTAAGAGTATTTTGATGTTTTATtagagttttttttattaaattgtgCTTGCTTTAAATGCACTTATTGAACTGAAAAATAAGGTACGATGAGACATTTATGTTCTATACCTTTTATTACCTCTACTGCTGTAGGTGTCAGATGAAGCAAGAGACTTTATTTAATTGATAAATAACTTCAGCAAAGCACTATGGGTGCAAGTTATTTTCACGCAGTAATATAGACTCTATTTAAGGCGGACTTGCAGGGAGAATTCCCATGGCTTTAATAGTCAGAGCAggataagaataaaatatgaccATATGATGAGGCTGGCAGAAACTGACTTGACAGACACCAGCATGTGTCACCCCCTGGCCTGTCACTCGATCCCTTTTCCAATCGTAAGACTTGATTCCAATGGAAAGTGAGCTCCTCGCTTTCCTTGCCTCACGGACCCCCTAAGTTAGCTGTAAGTAAATACGGTGCTTTTATTAGTGTGCTTGCCTCAGCAGGaacaagtttatttatttatttgttttaattttgttagTGGCTTGgctgcaataataataacaacaataataataataactgaaaatattaaattaaacaaaatccCAAAGTGCTAAAAAATATGTTATTCATTGTTTGCTGTTAATGTTACAATCAGTTCAACTCCCATTGCTTCTCAAACTTACTGTAGCTGAAAATTGTGTGAATAAAACATTGCCTGAGAGTTTATTTACTGTTCTTTGTGTTTTCATTCCACCCTCCCCACTcctttctctctgtcttttttgtcTCAGGGCACAGTGAGAGCCTATCAGAAAGACACGTCAAAGAAACTAAGTCCAAATGTAAGCGCATTGCTCTGCTTCTAACTGATGCACCAAACCCTCAAAATAAAGGCGCCTTACTGTTTAAAAAGCGCCGCCAAAGGGTCAAGAAGTACACACTCGTGAGCTACGGAACTGGTGAAAACCAACTTGACAACAAAGACCAAATAGAAGAGGAAGCTGAAGAAGTTACCTCAGCTGCATACAACTTGATTGCAACAAGTGATTCTGAGGTAGAAGAGGAGTACTCTGTTTATCATCAGCAGCATCATTTAAGGTTGAACTGGGAAAGTCTGCAAGAGATGGAAGCGGAGACAAAAGGGAAGGGTGTTTTGATGTTTGCTCAGCGTCGCAAACGGATGGATGAAATTGTGTCAGAGCATGAAGAACTGAGGAGTAAAGGATTACCTGTGGAAGCAtcagcagaaccagaacatgcAGCTGTACAGAATACTTATGAAACTAAGGAAACATATTTGTATACTGATCAGGCCAACTACTTGGATTCAGATGTTAAGCAGCATGTAGACTACCAAGAAAACATTCAACAGATGAATCTTCTGTCTAACGTGCCAAAACCCTTGGTTCCAAACCGAACTGCAAAGCCCTTTGGGGTTCAAGTTAGTGCAACAGTTCCTGCCGTGCCTGCTGGTGTCGCTCCAGTGTCAAAGAAGCCTGAAACAAGATTCAAAGTACCTGTACCTATTAATACTAGCCCGCATGTCTGGTCCCCAACAGGAGACATCATAGCTTCAAGAGATGAACGAATATCTGTGCCAGCAATCAAGACTGGCATCCTACCTGAGTCAAAAAGAAAAGGTAGCAATAAACAGACACTGGAGCAAGAAGCAGAGCTCCAGTTCCTTCAAAACAAAGGGGACAGAAGGTCTTACATTGAGTCAGAAGAAGACTGTTTCAGTCTGGGGGCTGAAGCTTGCAACTTTATGCAGCCCAGAGCTGTAAAACTCAAGAATCCTCCTCCAGTAGCTCCAAAACCTACAACCTGCCCAACTTGGATGAGAAGGAGTCCCTCTGCTGAGCCCTATATTCCACCACGAAGTCCGGTTTCACAACCTTCTCACAGTCCCGCTGGGCCACATAGTCAGCATTACTTACAACCACATGATTGGGTTCAACCTCAACAGATGGCCAACCGCTGGGCACAGGATCAAACGCAGGCAACACTTCAAACACCTACCAATGCATGGGCACCCGTCAGCTCCCCTTCTCACCTTCATCTTCAGCCTACCACAAATAACTGGAGCCTTCAGCAGCCACAATCTCCTGTGAGTATGCAGGCCCGCAGTCCTACTTACAGCCCGCATCACTCACCTTCCCCCTTGGTGAATAAGCCAGAAAGTGCTCCACACTCAGTTGCCTCTTGCCCACCACAAGGAAAGGCATACATCCACGCATCGAAACCAACACAGGCCAAAGGTGGTAGTAAGGCTGGTGAAGGTCAATTGGCAGGAAAAGGTGCAGCATTGTTTGCCAAAAGACAGTCCCGAATGGAGAAGTATGTGGTTGATTCTGAAACAGTGCACGCCAACAGAGCAAGATCCCCCTCCCCTACCTCATCCCTCCCCAACTCCTGGAGGTATTCTTCCAATGTTCGTGCTCCGCCTCCATTATCATACAATCCCCTCCTTGCACCATTCTACCCTCCATCAGCTGCTAAACAACCCCCTTCCACAAGCCCCAAAATCAAGCCCAAGACCAAACAGAAACCCAAAACACCCCCAAAGCACCTCGACAGCTTAGATATTATGAAACATCAGCCCTATCAGTTGGACTCATCACTCTTCAAGTATGAGGAGTACACTGAGACAAAAAGTCCCAGCCCCAAACCACCCTCAAAGTTTGAGATTACAAAAAACCTAAAGCAAAAATCTGCAGCTTCTCACTCTTATAGTAATGTCTCTGAGCTTGATTCTCAAAGAAAGTCAGAAGCCCCTGCTAAGTCTTCTGGATCGGTAAGTTCCCCAATTTCTTCTGCCCACCAAAACGCAAGATCAGCTGAGCCTGTAGTGAATGACAAGCACTTGGATGTAAAGCTTACTGTCACTCCTGCTGCCCATCACACGAAAAGCAAGCAAGCACCCATTGCCCGCCCGACAAGCGCATCCTCCCAGCATTCATCTACTGCTGACAGTATAGCTGCAGCATTTTCCCCTGCTTCTATTATTGCTAGAGGCGCACGTCAAATGGCTCCTCGGCCAAAATTTTCAGCTAAGAAGCCAGTAATGACAGGCAAACAGTGGAAGCCTGTTGCTATGACCCATTAGTACTGATGCTGTATATGGTCATGTTTTGGTATGAGTCAGCCTGGGATGATAGGTTACAACTATTGTAACTTGTGAAGTGGTGGCAATAAATTTTGTCACTTTAAGAtttaagatgttaaaaaaaaatgtttct from Sphaeramia orbicularis chromosome 1, fSphaOr1.1, whole genome shotgun sequence includes these protein-coding regions:
- the synpo2b gene encoding synaptopodin-2, coding for MEPDAEDPDISDNMVPWSGSDGSQELYVSESYDEDDASEEEHPVDPQPAHVKSNTECGEHWESESEQQSLPELSGSEEDVSYREDDDIYLSESRDISESLTSLSTHQEHPDPEYLTTQMSLPHSPSSSSSSSLGCTAEMTQALTLTTDEPLGASNRQSPGTGNRRVESSEEGGSSEAPPASVFFGISDEGAEQAEKWNSESDTDLCRPDRHRARYTRHSESLSERHVKETKSKCKRIALLLTDAPNPQNKGALLFKKRRQRVKKYTLVSYGTGENQLDNKDQIEEEAEEVTSAAYNLIATSDSEVEEEYSVYHQQHHLRLNWESLQEMEAETKGKGVLMFAQRRKRMDEIVSEHEELRSKGLPVEASAEPEHAAVQNTYETKETYLYTDQANYLDSDVKQHVDYQENIQQMNLLSNVPKPLVPNRTAKPFGVQVSATVPAVPAGVAPVSKKPETRFKVPVPINTSPHVWSPTGDIIASRDERISVPAIKTGILPESKRKGSNKQTLEQEAELQFLQNKGDRRSYIESEEDCFSLGAEACNFMQPRAVKLKNPPPVAPKPTTCPTWMRRSPSAEPYIPPRSPVSQPSHSPAGPHSQHYLQPHDWVQPQQMANRWAQDQTQATLQTPTNAWAPVSSPSHLHLQPTTNNWSLQQPQSPVSMQARSPTYSPHHSPSPLVNKPESAPHSVASCPPQGKAYIHASKPTQAKGGSKAGEGQLAGKGAALFAKRQSRMEKYVVDSETVHANRARSPSPTSSLPNSWRYSSNVRAPPPLSYNPLLAPFYPPSAAKQPPSTSPKIKPKTKQKPKTPPKHLDSLDIMKHQPYQLDSSLFKYEEYTETKSPSPKPPSKFEITKNLKQKSAASHSYSNVSELDSQRKSEAPAKSSGSVSSPISSAHQNARSAEPVVNDKHLDVKLTVTPAAHHTKSKQAPIARPTSASSQHSSTADSIAAAFSPASIIARGARQMAPRPKFSAKKPVMTGKQWKPVAMTH